From a single Nostoc edaphicum CCNP1411 genomic region:
- a CDS encoding chemotaxis protein CheW: MVSKPDFLSGSGQDHFRPELQVESPEGELHLRFYIPSHQEFALQATGIREVIELSPDRITPIPNASPLLLGTLNLRGRVIWVADLGQFLGEASALNTDRAEISVIAIEEQDTIVGLAVEEIGGMDWLDVQNLMPPTNVPDAMAPFLRGEWSLSAKKNQCLRLLDQMAIVRSARWAG, encoded by the coding sequence ATGGTCAGCAAACCGGACTTTTTAAGTGGCAGCGGTCAAGACCACTTCCGACCAGAATTACAAGTAGAAAGTCCTGAAGGTGAGTTACATTTGAGGTTTTACATTCCCTCGCATCAGGAGTTTGCACTACAAGCAACTGGCATCCGGGAGGTAATTGAACTAAGTCCTGATAGAATCACCCCGATTCCTAATGCTTCTCCTTTACTTTTGGGTACTCTAAATTTACGAGGTCGAGTTATTTGGGTAGCCGATTTGGGTCAATTTCTAGGGGAAGCAAGTGCATTAAACACGGATAGAGCTGAAATTTCGGTGATTGCCATTGAGGAGCAAGACACAATAGTGGGTTTAGCAGTAGAGGAAATTGGTGGTATGGATTGGCTGGATGTCCAAAATCTTATGCCACCAACTAATGTTCCAGATGCTATGGCTCCTTTTTTACGTGGAGAGTGGTCATTAAGCGCTAAAAAAAACCAGTGCCTACGACTGCTCGATCAAATGGCAATTGTACGGAGTGCTAGGTGGGCAGGATGA
- a CDS encoding methyl-accepting chemotaxis protein — translation MAASIDNYEPTYQQAMTAYVQRNYEVAATLVDQVVQNLPDDPNSHLLRGHIYYVLQQYDVAKEEYQQVLGLTNDQEIIGFAKNGIENINQYLQSFGGQIDTSGSQEQINSSEISDPLAYREPELEDLDASEEFDSNNLDLNFFGEHQETVDGVEELSSKSPFDLPTEDSIGTVKISDSSPAFGDDPFALSEESQQEQESNSKWEENTELELPAFWQEDLSENILEESLVNSQFSDNGINSPPENATINNNNSSSYKSEIGNSENNFPDLLSESKSPELSIENLEYKKSSFGDETLLIVEEELRNGSATKNKLEYGSQDNLLETEAHSWLEPQDFAAEEASQPDLSDDSSSFSSNLPREEKPLKSGEFISQNSFDDDENFDMEAFESAFGSEGLSSYEDSSNILNGENSKSNIEFLDDFEEFDDLGNIPGFDLIEGDANFGDLAMHSAPAENSDTGRAQVAEAFPSNTADREEELFSMTGSHEGVPVFSQTDVSKLEPNVSIEQGWLAPLENASIEQKQWLIAGSVGIVSALVVATVSFVATTFSPPQQRETVRNTGWAMSLASGIAGFATAGFMGNLALKQIRRTTNDLQAQFEAVRQGNLNAQATVYSEDELGHLSTGFNEMARVIFTTTSEAQRKADEQEEAKENLQRQVIRLLDDVEGAARGDLTVQAEVTADVLGAVADAFNLTIQNLRDIVQQVKVAAKDVTKGATNSETFARALSSDALRQAEELAVTLNSVQVMTDSIQRVAEAAREAETVARDASTIALKGGEAVENTVAGILEIRETVAETTRKVKRLAESSQEISKIVALISQIASRTNLLALNASIEAARAGEAGRGFAIVADEVRQLADKSAKSLKEIEQIVMQIQSETGSVMTAMEEGTQQVIKGTKLAEDAKRSLENIIQVANRIDILVRSITSDTVEQTETSRAVAHVMQSVELTAQETSQEAQRVSGALQHLVGVSRDLIASVERFRVETMETR, via the coding sequence ATGGCAGCAAGTATTGATAATTACGAGCCAACATATCAACAGGCGATGACCGCCTATGTTCAAAGGAATTATGAGGTTGCAGCCACTTTAGTTGACCAAGTGGTGCAAAATTTACCAGATGACCCCAACTCCCATTTGTTGCGGGGTCACATCTACTACGTTTTACAGCAGTACGATGTAGCAAAAGAAGAATATCAACAGGTATTAGGCTTGACTAACGATCAAGAAATTATTGGTTTTGCCAAGAATGGAATTGAAAATATTAATCAATATTTACAGTCATTCGGTGGGCAGATTGATACATCCGGAAGTCAAGAGCAAATAAATTCCTCAGAGATATCTGATCCACTGGCATATAGGGAACCAGAATTAGAAGATTTGGACGCTAGTGAGGAATTTGACAGCAATAACCTTGATTTGAACTTTTTTGGAGAGCATCAAGAAACTGTGGATGGTGTTGAAGAACTATCTTCAAAAAGTCCATTTGACTTACCCACAGAAGATAGTATTGGAACGGTCAAAATATCAGATTCTTCTCCAGCTTTTGGTGACGACCCTTTTGCTTTAAGTGAAGAATCACAACAAGAACAAGAGTCAAATAGCAAGTGGGAGGAAAATACAGAATTAGAGTTGCCTGCTTTTTGGCAAGAGGATTTGTCAGAAAATATTCTGGAAGAATCATTAGTAAATAGTCAATTTTCAGATAACGGGATAAATTCTCCTCCAGAAAATGCGACTATTAACAATAACAATTCTTCATCTTATAAGTCAGAAATTGGTAATAGCGAGAATAACTTTCCTGATTTGTTGAGTGAATCAAAGTCTCCAGAGCTTAGTATTGAGAATTTAGAATATAAAAAATCTAGTTTTGGAGACGAAACTTTACTAATTGTTGAAGAAGAACTAAGAAATGGTTCGGCAACAAAAAATAAGTTGGAATACGGCAGTCAAGATAATTTGCTTGAAACCGAAGCACATAGTTGGTTGGAACCACAAGATTTTGCCGCAGAGGAAGCTTCTCAGCCAGATTTATCTGATGATTCTTCATCTTTTAGTAGCAATCTACCCCGAGAAGAAAAGCCGCTTAAGTCAGGTGAATTCATCAGTCAAAATAGCTTTGATGACGATGAAAACTTTGATATGGAAGCATTTGAGTCTGCTTTTGGATCAGAGGGTTTAAGTTCTTATGAAGACTCAAGTAATATACTGAATGGAGAAAATTCTAAGAGCAATATCGAGTTTTTAGATGATTTTGAGGAATTTGACGATTTAGGCAACATTCCAGGGTTTGACCTGATCGAAGGAGATGCTAACTTCGGTGATCTAGCAATGCATTCTGCTCCAGCAGAAAATAGTGACACTGGACGCGCTCAAGTCGCGGAGGCTTTTCCAAGTAACACAGCCGATCGCGAAGAAGAACTATTTTCGATGACTGGTTCCCATGAAGGAGTTCCAGTCTTTAGCCAAACAGATGTCTCGAAACTAGAACCCAACGTCAGCATCGAGCAAGGATGGTTAGCACCATTAGAAAATGCCTCCATCGAACAGAAACAATGGTTAATTGCTGGAAGTGTAGGCATTGTCTCGGCGCTGGTTGTAGCTACAGTTAGCTTTGTCGCCACCACATTTTCGCCACCCCAACAACGAGAAACAGTACGAAACACAGGTTGGGCAATGTCACTCGCATCTGGGATTGCAGGTTTTGCTACCGCAGGCTTTATGGGGAATTTGGCGCTTAAACAAATTCGGCGCACAACTAATGATCTCCAAGCTCAGTTTGAGGCTGTACGTCAAGGAAATCTGAATGCTCAAGCTACAGTATATTCCGAAGATGAATTGGGGCATTTATCCACTGGCTTTAATGAAATGGCACGGGTAATTTTCACAACCACAAGTGAAGCCCAACGGAAAGCCGATGAACAAGAGGAAGCCAAAGAAAATCTCCAACGCCAGGTGATTCGTCTCTTGGATGATGTGGAAGGAGCTGCTAGAGGTGATTTAACAGTCCAAGCTGAAGTGACAGCCGATGTACTGGGAGCTGTAGCTGATGCCTTTAACCTGACAATTCAAAACCTGCGGGATATTGTACAACAGGTAAAAGTAGCAGCGAAGGATGTAACAAAAGGTGCAACTAACTCTGAAACTTTTGCTAGAGCATTATCTAGTGATGCCTTGCGCCAAGCGGAAGAGTTGGCAGTAACGCTGAATTCTGTACAGGTAATGACTGACTCAATTCAGCGGGTAGCAGAAGCGGCGCGGGAAGCTGAAACCGTCGCTCGTGATGCTAGCACGATCGCTCTCAAAGGTGGCGAAGCAGTAGAAAATACCGTGGCGGGGATTTTAGAAATTCGAGAAACCGTTGCCGAAACTACTCGCAAAGTGAAGCGGTTGGCAGAATCTTCTCAAGAAATTTCTAAAATTGTGGCGTTGATTTCTCAGATTGCTTCGAGAACAAACTTGTTAGCACTCAATGCCAGTATTGAGGCGGCAAGGGCAGGAGAAGCGGGACGCGGGTTTGCGATCGTAGCAGATGAAGTGCGCCAGTTAGCAGATAAATCTGCTAAATCCCTGAAGGAAATTGAACAAATTGTGATGCAAATCCAAAGCGAAACAGGCTCAGTAATGACCGCGATGGAAGAAGGTACACAACAAGTAATTAAAGGGACAAAATTGGCAGAAGATGCCAAGCGATCGCTCGAAAACATTATTCAAGTGGCGAATCGCATTGATATTCTTGTACGATCCATTACCAGCGACACTGTGGAACAAACGGAAACCTCCCGCGCTGTTGCTCATGTAATGCAATCAGTAGAACTGACTGCCCAAGAAACTTCCCAGGAAGCACAGCGAGTTTCAGGTGCCCTACAACACTTAGTAGGTGTATCCCGTGACTTAATCGCCTCCGTTGAACGTTTCCGAGTGGAAACTATGGAAACCAGATAA
- a CDS encoding response regulator transcription factor, giving the protein MSTVLIVEDSIAQREMITDLLKATGLTVTHASDGLEALEAIQIAPPDLVVLDIVMPRMNGYEVCRRLKSDPKTQNVPVVMCSSKGEEFDRYWGMKQGADAYIAKPFQPTELVGTVKQLLRG; this is encoded by the coding sequence ATGAGCACAGTTCTGATTGTGGAAGATAGTATCGCGCAAAGGGAGATGATTACAGACCTCCTGAAAGCAACTGGCCTAACAGTTACTCATGCCAGTGACGGATTAGAAGCATTGGAGGCAATTCAAATAGCACCTCCAGATTTAGTGGTATTGGATATTGTCATGCCCCGGATGAACGGCTACGAAGTTTGTCGGCGGTTAAAATCCGATCCAAAAACCCAAAATGTCCCAGTGGTTATGTGTTCTTCCAAAGGCGAAGAATTTGATCGCTACTGGGGGATGAAACAGGGTGCAGATGCCTACATAGCCAAACCATTTCAACCAACCGAGTTGGTAGGAACAGTCAAACAACTGCTGCGAGGATAA
- a CDS encoding response regulator: protein MLPEQQQRILGYFIEEARDHLNTIEQGLLNLEGTLNDPEMISEVFRAAHSIKGGAAMLGLTSIQHTSHRLEDCFKVLKDNPVQIDQKLESLFLGVSDTLKSLLEHLSGPYGLSEDAANTLMSETEPVFQWLYQHLELLVEQAKSGVASNPDATELHTTSVENVSTLTELFLRRDIPDLAEDTHHKSPDSVAPQEVSSPVIAKENNNWGEFQAQVLQTLREMLQLFKQTTTPSTRQNLQQCCQQLVKLGKTWNLPKWCSLCQAAASAIGNPENTYLTLAKIVITEIKQAQELVLQGREAEIAISQQLEALLSFAEIELLTVTPNLFDEQSAALTESEPILSGNTDQTTEELNLDEDTSDRAALASPRASGYTNVSNERPYLEFQGTQQNAATHTSLTFNTHEEAHPISNNLDPNGPEVGIAELNTLADLFEGETPELDESWHQEETLDIVSTDDFGIDFSSTDAEATDGDLSDLLSFDEDISNTQHPTITATTEDLSLLFGDNFLEKENSEPQNQQTAATTIELSDINVLDINLDSSSKDLQEFIDISSDTNQSADVNKNNVVEDLLTLALDDDDDDDELLPIGEVTQPETEPFPSVELSTNQHNSFDNLFLEPRNANWVEEITPSDYIELPQPTGLSLDNLFGEMEEQILLPTSEPEIGDLFDTSPGTAPEFSQSENDLSNFWSQETTEEQDEFDSLIDQNVERALDESLFTGSTDDIFGDSQSLILSPVASFDIEEDFDLNFQQQEQLDLILSSDSGDDLFDELVPSSSTISPAINDISTPEMPLFAPHPEEEILRMQQPEALDFIPEFTNQSPEISAVNLELNELISFDENPQLLFEDVAANDSTYIQMETTENTVDELSETISFGENSDSALTEAQPDDLFASLDENPQLLFEDVAANDSTYIQMETTENTVDELSETISFGETSDSGLTQAQPGDLFASLDENPQLLFEDVAANDSTYIQMETTENTVDELSETISFGETSDSGLTQAQPGDLFGSYDENPQLLFEDVAVNDSTYIQMETTENTVDELSETISFGETSDSGLTQAQPGDLFGSYDENPQLLFEDVAVNDSTYIQMETTENTVDELSETISFGETSDSAQTSPEILDTEENNLETTFDFAENTAFEDTELGFDNDSLFAETALPEAEKPEELEENAATIDSQTVHDFTQTVIQQDVEADLWDLGETSETVPVSEGENTIVAPNEELATTEIVEEIAPEDEFADLAALLGEEVAPISKAKEIPEVDFAALEELLGTDNESDVYDGLRQRQPLDIQPVLAKNPISSPAIKDEFGDLEKLLAEADQTISHSPSVKSNTSKTPRPSTRRAARFEETMKVPVKQLDDMSNLVGELVVNRNTLEQDHERLRQSLDNLLIQVQQLSDVGARMQELYERSLLEASLLAGRKKKDPGFQAPDSNADRGFSELEMDRFTPFHTLSQQMIERIVRVRESASDIDFVTEETERVARQFRQVTTQLQEGLTRARMVPFAQTIDRWRRGVRDNAIKCGKQVELVIEGGDTLIDKMILDHLTDPLTHMLNNAIAHGIETPEQRQAAGKPPVGIITIRAFHQGNQTIISVGDDGAGIDSAKVKAKAVKIGMITEAQAKAMSRLEVYDLLFQSGFTIKDQADEISGRGVGMDVVRSEISEIRGTVNTDSAIGKGTTFTIRLPLTLSICKALCCVSDRSRIAFPMDGVEDTLDIPVKNIQHDANGQSFISWRDTVLPFRPLKELLTFNRQISRGNVYGGTRDDDMVSVVVVRSANTLIALQIDLVLSEQEIVIKQFEGPAPKPIGVAGATVLGDGRIMPIADVLEIIDIFQGRISTQTGGNSWQQKATPPDTSPAKIDPTVLIVDDSITVRELLSLTFNKAGYRVEQARDGQEAWDKLRSGLPCDIVFCDIEMPRCDGLELLSRIQKDSNLNHLPIAMLTSRGADKHRQIASQLGASGYFTKPYLEEALLEAAARMLKGEKLISSPTNA, encoded by the coding sequence ATGCTGCCGGAACAACAACAGCGGATTTTGGGTTACTTTATTGAAGAAGCCAGGGATCACCTGAATACCATTGAGCAGGGCTTGCTGAATTTAGAGGGTACTCTGAACGACCCGGAAATGATCAGTGAAGTCTTCCGGGCGGCTCACTCCATCAAAGGAGGAGCGGCGATGCTTGGATTGACTAGCATCCAGCATACCTCCCACCGTCTGGAAGATTGTTTCAAAGTTCTTAAAGATAATCCGGTTCAGATTGACCAAAAGTTAGAGTCTTTATTTCTTGGTGTATCTGATACCCTAAAATCGCTCTTAGAGCATTTGAGCGGGCCTTATGGTCTTTCCGAAGATGCAGCTAATACTTTGATGTCAGAAACGGAGCCAGTCTTTCAATGGCTGTATCAGCATTTGGAACTACTTGTAGAACAAGCAAAGAGTGGAGTAGCCAGCAATCCTGACGCAACAGAACTACACACAACCTCTGTAGAGAATGTCTCCACACTTACAGAACTTTTCCTGCGGCGAGATATTCCCGATTTGGCAGAAGACACCCATCATAAATCTCCAGACTCAGTAGCACCCCAGGAGGTATCTTCGCCAGTCATTGCTAAAGAAAATAATAATTGGGGCGAGTTTCAAGCCCAAGTGTTGCAAACACTGCGGGAAATGTTGCAACTATTTAAGCAAACCACAACACCCTCAACTCGGCAAAACCTCCAGCAATGCTGTCAGCAGTTAGTCAAACTTGGTAAAACTTGGAATTTGCCCAAGTGGTGTAGTTTGTGTCAAGCAGCAGCCAGTGCGATCGGCAATCCCGAAAATACTTATCTGACTTTAGCTAAAATTGTCATTACCGAAATTAAACAAGCTCAAGAATTAGTCTTGCAAGGTAGGGAAGCTGAAATTGCAATTAGTCAGCAACTAGAAGCGCTTTTGAGCTTTGCAGAAATTGAGTTATTAACAGTTACGCCTAATTTGTTTGATGAACAGTCTGCGGCTTTGACAGAATCAGAGCCAATTCTATCTGGTAACACCGACCAGACAACTGAAGAATTGAATCTAGACGAAGATACTAGCGATCGCGCAGCGTTAGCGAGTCCACGAGCGTCTGGCTACACCAACGTCTCCAACGAACGCCCCTATCTTGAGTTCCAAGGAACACAACAAAATGCTGCGACTCACACCAGTCTTACTTTCAACACACACGAAGAAGCACATCCAATCAGTAACAATCTAGACCCTAATGGCCCAGAGGTAGGAATAGCTGAGTTAAATACCCTTGCCGATTTATTTGAAGGTGAGACTCCCGAACTAGATGAAAGCTGGCATCAAGAAGAAACTTTAGATATCGTTTCCACCGATGACTTTGGAATTGATTTCAGTAGTACTGACGCTGAGGCTACTGATGGCGATTTATCCGATTTACTCTCCTTTGATGAAGACATAAGCAACACACAGCACCCAACAATCACAGCCACTACAGAAGATTTATCCCTATTATTTGGCGATAATTTCCTAGAAAAAGAAAATTCAGAACCGCAAAATCAACAAACAGCTGCTACGACTATAGAATTAAGTGATATTAACGTACTTGATATAAATTTAGATTCTTCTTCTAAAGATTTACAAGAATTTATTGATATTTCTAGTGATACAAACCAGTCTGCTGATGTCAACAAAAATAATGTAGTAGAAGATTTATTGACACTGGCACTAGATGATGATGATGATGATGATGAATTATTGCCAATAGGTGAAGTGACTCAACCAGAAACTGAGCCATTTCCCAGTGTGGAATTATCTACCAACCAACACAACAGTTTTGACAACTTATTTTTAGAACCTAGAAATGCAAATTGGGTAGAAGAGATTACCCCTAGTGACTACATAGAATTACCCCAGCCAACAGGCTTGTCTTTGGACAACCTGTTTGGTGAAATGGAAGAACAGATACTACTGCCTACAAGTGAACCAGAAATCGGTGATTTATTTGATACTTCTCCAGGAACAGCACCTGAATTTTCTCAATCAGAAAATGATCTGAGCAACTTTTGGAGTCAGGAAACCACAGAGGAACAGGACGAGTTCGATTCCTTAATTGATCAGAATGTGGAAAGGGCGTTAGATGAGAGTTTGTTTACTGGTTCGACTGATGATATTTTTGGCGATAGTCAGTCGCTTATACTTTCTCCTGTAGCTAGTTTTGACATAGAAGAAGATTTTGATCTCAATTTCCAGCAACAAGAGCAGCTAGATTTGATACTCTCATCAGATTCTGGAGATGATTTATTTGATGAATTAGTACCAAGTAGTTCAACTATTTCCCCTGCAATCAACGATATCTCTACGCCTGAAATGCCTTTGTTTGCGCCGCATCCAGAGGAAGAAATTCTCAGGATGCAACAACCAGAAGCTTTAGATTTTATTCCAGAATTTACTAATCAGTCCCCAGAGATATCTGCTGTTAATCTAGAACTTAATGAATTAATCTCTTTCGATGAAAATCCGCAACTGCTGTTTGAAGATGTCGCTGCAAATGACTCCACATATATTCAGATGGAAACCACAGAGAATACTGTGGATGAACTATCAGAAACTATTAGTTTTGGGGAAAATTCAGATTCAGCATTAACCGAAGCACAGCCAGATGATTTGTTCGCTTCTCTGGATGAAAATCCGCAACTGCTGTTTGAAGATGTCGCTGCAAATGACTCCACCTATATTCAGATGGAAACCACAGAGAATACTGTGGATGAACTATCAGAAACTATTAGTTTTGGGGAAACTTCAGATTCAGGATTAACACAAGCACAGCCAGGTGATTTGTTCGCTTCTCTGGATGAAAATCCGCAACTGCTGTTTGAAGATGTCGCTGCAAATGACTCCACCTATATTCAGATGGAAACCACAGAGAATACTGTGGATGAACTATCAGAAACTATTAGTTTTGGGGAAACTTCAGATTCAGGATTAACACAAGCACAGCCAGGTGATTTGTTCGGCTCTTACGATGAAAATCCGCAACTGCTGTTTGAAGATGTCGCTGTAAATGACTCCACCTATATTCAGATGGAAACCACAGAGAATACTGTGGATGAACTATCAGAAACTATTAGTTTTGGGGAAACTTCAGATTCAGGATTAACACAAGCACAGCCAGGTGATTTGTTCGGCTCTTACGATGAAAATCCGCAACTGCTGTTTGAAGATGTCGCTGTAAATGACTCCACCTATATTCAGATGGAAACCACAGAGAATACTGTGGATGAACTATCAGAAACTATTAGTTTTGGGGAAACTTCAGATTCAGCCCAGACAAGCCCAGAAATTTTAGATACTGAAGAAAATAATTTAGAAACTACCTTTGACTTCGCAGAAAACACAGCTTTTGAAGATACAGAACTGGGTTTTGATAATGATTCATTGTTTGCAGAAACTGCTCTGCCAGAAGCAGAAAAGCCGGAAGAATTAGAAGAGAATGCAGCAACAATAGACTCACAAACTGTCCATGACTTCACACAAACGGTTATTCAGCAAGATGTCGAAGCCGATTTGTGGGATTTAGGAGAGACATCTGAAACGGTACCAGTGTCAGAGGGAGAAAATACTATTGTTGCCCCGAATGAAGAATTGGCAACTACAGAAATCGTTGAAGAAATTGCTCCAGAAGATGAATTTGCAGACTTGGCAGCATTACTAGGAGAGGAAGTAGCACCCATCTCTAAAGCCAAGGAGATACCAGAAGTAGATTTTGCTGCCCTGGAAGAATTGCTAGGTACAGATAATGAAAGCGATGTTTACGACGGGCTACGCCAACGCCAGCCCTTAGACATTCAACCAGTCTTGGCTAAAAATCCCATTTCATCACCAGCGATCAAAGATGAATTCGGTGACTTGGAGAAGTTGCTGGCAGAAGCAGATCAAACAATATCCCATTCACCTTCAGTAAAATCGAACACCAGTAAAACTCCTCGCCCCTCTACTCGTCGGGCTGCCAGATTTGAAGAAACGATGAAAGTTCCAGTTAAACAACTGGACGATATGAGTAATTTAGTTGGGGAGTTGGTGGTAAATCGCAATACCTTAGAGCAGGATCATGAACGGCTGCGGCAGTCATTAGATAACTTGCTGATTCAGGTACAACAACTCTCAGATGTGGGTGCAAGGATGCAAGAGTTGTATGAGCGATCGCTACTAGAAGCTTCTCTGTTAGCTGGACGTAAAAAGAAAGACCCCGGCTTTCAAGCTCCAGATTCCAATGCCGACAGGGGTTTTAGCGAGTTAGAAATGGATCGTTTTACTCCCTTCCATACACTCTCACAGCAGATGATTGAGCGGATTGTACGAGTGCGTGAGTCAGCTAGTGACATTGATTTCGTTACCGAAGAAACCGAACGAGTCGCAAGGCAGTTCCGCCAAGTAACCACCCAGTTACAAGAGGGATTAACAAGAGCGCGAATGGTGCCTTTTGCCCAAACTATCGATCGCTGGCGGCGAGGAGTGCGCGACAACGCCATCAAGTGTGGCAAACAAGTCGAGTTGGTGATTGAAGGTGGTGATACCTTAATTGACAAGATGATTTTGGATCATCTCACCGATCCGCTGACTCACATGCTGAATAATGCGATCGCTCACGGTATTGAAACGCCAGAACAACGACAAGCCGCTGGTAAACCACCTGTGGGAATCATTACCATCCGTGCCTTCCACCAAGGCAACCAAACCATCATTTCTGTAGGCGATGATGGCGCAGGTATCGATTCAGCAAAGGTTAAGGCGAAGGCGGTGAAAATTGGCATGATTACAGAAGCGCAAGCAAAAGCCATGTCTCGTCTGGAAGTCTACGATCTGCTGTTCCAGTCTGGTTTTACGATTAAAGACCAAGCAGATGAAATTTCCGGTCGTGGTGTAGGTATGGACGTAGTGCGTTCCGAGATTAGCGAAATTCGTGGGACAGTTAACACCGATTCTGCGATCGGCAAGGGAACCACCTTCACCATTCGTTTGCCACTGACTCTGAGTATTTGTAAAGCTCTCTGCTGCGTCTCTGATCGGTCAAGAATTGCCTTCCCGATGGATGGTGTAGAAGATACGCTAGATATTCCAGTCAAAAATATTCAGCACGATGCCAATGGACAGTCATTTATTTCCTGGCGCGATACGGTACTGCCATTCCGACCTCTAAAGGAACTTTTAACTTTCAATCGCCAAATCAGTCGTGGTAATGTCTATGGCGGCACCAGAGATGACGATATGGTTTCTGTGGTTGTGGTGCGATCGGCAAATACCCTGATTGCTCTACAGATTGACCTGGTGTTGAGCGAACAAGAAATTGTAATTAAACAATTTGAAGGGCCAGCGCCTAAACCCATTGGTGTTGCTGGTGCTACAGTCTTGGGTGATGGTCGGATTATGCCCATTGCTGACGTGCTGGAAATAATTGACATCTTCCAGGGACGGATTTCTACACAAACTGGTGGCAATTCTTGGCAACAGAAAGCTACTCCTCCAGATACATCTCCTGCGAAGATTGACCCAACAGTGCTGATTGTCGATGATTCGATTACAGTCCGAGAGTTGCTATCCCTAACGTTTAACAAGGCAGGTTATCGCGTAGAACAGGCGCGTGATGGGCAGGAAGCTTGGGATAAACTCCGCTCCGGTCTGCCTTGCGATATCGTATTTTGCGACATCGAAATGCCCCGTTGCGATGGACTGGAATTACTCTCTCGCATCCAGAAAGACTCTAACCTCAACCACTTACCGATCGCCATGCTCACCTCACGAGGTGCAGATAAGCACAGACAAATTGCATCTCAACTCGGTGCCAGTGGCTACTTTACCAAGCCTTATCTCGAAGAAGCTCTCCTCGAAGCCGCAGCGCGAATGCTGAAAGGGGAGAAACTTATTAGTAGTCCAACTAATGCTTAG
- a CDS encoding response regulator produces the protein MQGNLNEIDICSILQLIELGQRTGQLWVEAYSSHHNNKLGGEGASIYRSKQQSWFVFFLNGQIIYCQEGESSLSRISDYLRHYRVETRLTNKQIASLPPTDAPEYAYLWALLERNIINPKIAGSIIQGLVHETLFDLLSLRQGNFIFHQGVALAPQLNTFEIAPFVTKITKQVQEWKQLYPHIQSPEQLPVLSDKVQLQSSLPEATVNKLQHWADGKTSLRQLARHLNRDILTVAKAIYPYVQQGWLQLVYSATVKPDIHTDSWELKEKQKGRIVCIDDAIAIGETINSILEPQGYEAIALTNPLEALSLVFQLKPDLILCDIAMSELEGYEVCAMLRHSTVFRLTPIIMLTGKDGFIDRVKARMVGATDYLTKPFTDTELLMLVDKYINKQGK, from the coding sequence ATGCAGGGAAATTTAAATGAAATTGATATTTGCAGTATCCTGCAATTGATTGAATTGGGACAGCGAACTGGGCAACTATGGGTGGAAGCTTATAGCTCTCACCATAACAACAAACTGGGTGGAGAGGGAGCAAGTATTTATCGCTCTAAACAACAGTCTTGGTTCGTCTTTTTCTTAAATGGTCAAATTATCTATTGCCAAGAAGGCGAGAGTAGTTTATCCAGAATTAGCGATTATTTACGTCATTATCGGGTTGAGACGCGACTCACCAACAAACAAATTGCCTCCCTACCACCAACTGACGCGCCAGAGTATGCCTATCTTTGGGCACTCTTGGAGCGGAATATTATCAACCCAAAGATCGCTGGTAGTATCATTCAGGGCTTGGTGCATGAAACTCTCTTTGACCTGCTGAGTTTACGCCAAGGTAACTTTATTTTCCATCAGGGTGTGGCACTTGCCCCGCAATTAAACACTTTTGAGATTGCCCCATTTGTTACAAAAATTACGAAGCAGGTGCAAGAGTGGAAGCAACTCTATCCACATATTCAGTCTCCAGAACAATTGCCAGTGCTATCTGACAAAGTTCAGCTACAATCTTCCCTACCAGAAGCAACCGTAAATAAGCTACAACATTGGGCTGATGGTAAAACATCCTTGCGACAACTGGCTCGCCATCTCAACCGAGACATTTTGACAGTCGCTAAGGCAATATATCCATACGTGCAACAGGGTTGGCTACAACTAGTATATTCAGCCACTGTTAAACCAGATATTCACACGGATAGCTGGGAATTGAAGGAAAAACAAAAGGGGCGGATAGTATGTATTGACGATGCGATCGCCATCGGTGAGACTATAAATTCCATCTTAGAACCACAAGGTTATGAAGCGATCGCGCTCACCAATCCTTTAGAGGCACTTAGTCTGGTGTTTCAACTCAAACCAGATTTAATTTTATGCGACATTGCCATGTCGGAATTGGAGGGGTACGAGGTTTGCGCCATGCTGCGACATTCAACAGTATTTCGGCTCACACCGATTATCATGCTTACTGGGAAAGATGGGTTTATCGATCGAGTCAAAGCTAGGATGGTCGGGGCTACAGATTATTTAACAAAACCATTTACAGACACAGAGTTACTCATGCTCGTGGATAAATATATCAACAAGCAAGGAAAATAG